A single region of the Marinitoga litoralis genome encodes:
- a CDS encoding patatin-like phospholipase family protein codes for MIIMILLIINILIINISVFSKTLLVLGGGGAAGAYEVGVLKYIEESNIEIDGVFGVSAGALNGAGYVMGKLNEVEELWKSIDDNDVYDLDKNDHHNKLNPFIVDPSPLYKFLKEIISEELILNSKYDFGILTFNITDFKPIFLKKEDMKGKMLDYIFASASYPLFGTIEIDGKKYTDGGVFSNTYPALLADRYGYDKVIAVFPVLDMPTDWVIYSILKTKKNITIIRPSDSVPFPLNFSPSYSEELIEMGYNDAKKKLRGWN; via the coding sequence ATGATTATTATGATACTATTAATTATAAATATTTTAATTATAAATATTTCTGTTTTTTCAAAAACATTATTAGTGCTCGGAGGTGGCGGAGCTGCTGGAGCATATGAAGTAGGTGTATTAAAATATATTGAGGAAAGTAATATTGAAATAGATGGAGTATTTGGTGTTTCTGCGGGAGCATTAAATGGAGCTGGATACGTTATGGGTAAATTAAATGAAGTAGAAGAATTATGGAAAAGTATTGATGATAATGATGTATATGATTTAGATAAAAATGATCATCATAATAAACTAAATCCGTTTATAGTAGATCCTTCACCATTATATAAATTTTTAAAAGAAATAATATCTGAAGAATTAATATTAAATTCTAAGTATGATTTTGGCATATTGACATTTAATATAACAGACTTTAAACCTATTTTTTTGAAAAAGGAAGATATGAAAGGAAAAATGTTAGACTATATTTTTGCTAGTGCAAGTTATCCATTATTTGGAACAATAGAAATAGATGGAAAAAAGTATACAGATGGAGGGGTGTTTTCTAACACATATCCAGCATTATTAGCTGATAGATATGGATATGATAAAGTTATAGCAGTTTTTCCCGTATTAGATATGCCAACAGATTGGGTTATATATTCAATATTAAAAACAAAAAAGAATATAACAATTATAAGGCCATCAGATTCTGTTCCATTTCCACTTAATTTTTCTCCATCATATTCTGAAGAA